Part of the Gallalistipes aquisgranensis genome, GGATGACATCCTTCACCCGCCCGTCGGCCGTGGCGAAAACGCGCGATCCTTCTGGAATGGTGTAATCCACTCCCTGATGGGAGGTCAGGCTTTTGTAGAAGGGGTGAATCCGCAGGCCGTACGAAGCGGTCAGCAATGTCAGTTCTTTGTTGATGACGGGCTGGATGGCCGGGATATGATTGGTGCCGTCCCGGTTTGCGGCTATTTTTCGTTCCAGCGTTTCGTAGGAATTTTTCAGGGAGGAGACATGTTTGGCCAGTTTTCCGCTTTTGGCGAAAAATGCGTCGCCGAGCTCCTTGTTGTTCTTCTCCAGTAAATTTTCGTAATCGACCCAGCGCTTGGCTCCGTATTGTTCATCCAGCTCGTAGGGTTCCGCTTCGAACAGTATCTTGAATACGTTCCGATCGCGTTCGATTACATTCCCGAGCACTTTCTCCACGGAGTCGTAGCGTAGATTGAGCGCTTCGTATTCTTCCTTCAGTTTTCGGGTAGACTCTTTCATGCGGTATTCGACCGGCGTGTCGAAAAAGAAAGAGAAGCCTATGTAGAACAGTACGGCAATTCCTATCCAGCCGAACAGGTGGATTACCACGCGGATCACGTTCTGGCGGAAATGGCGCCGCCGGTCGAACCAGGGGGGGCGTATGGTCGTTTTTGCTTGTTTCATACTGTCAGTCCGCTTCGTATGTGGTGGCTTTGGCCTCTTCTATGATCCGTTCGAAGTCCTCTTCGCTCATATCCCGTCGGAAATAGTTGATCGGATCCACGTGGCGTCCCATGTAGATGACTTCATAGTGCAGATGAGGCCCTGTGGAGCGTCCGGTGCTTCCCACTTCGCCGATCTTTTCGCCCCGTTTGACCTGCTGGCCCGGAATGACATCTATCCTGCTCAGGTGTGCGTAACGGGTCTTGTAACCGAAACCGTGGTCGATCAGGATTTGCTTACCGTATCCCCGGCCGCCCCGGTTGTCCGTGACGACCCCGTTTCCCGTGGCGTACACCGGGTCTCCCGTACGGGCTCCGAGGTCGATGCCCTCGTGCATGATGAAACGGTGCAGGATCGGGTGGTTGCGTCCCCCGAACGCACCGATGCTGCCTCGCAGATTACGCCGGTCTATGGGCCAGATGGCTGGGATGGCTGTAGCCATCTTCTCCTTGTCTTTGGAGAGAATCTGCAACTGGTCGAGCGATTTGGACTCCAGGTACAGCAACCGGGTCATGGCGTCGAGGTCCTTCCATGTATCGACCATCAGCGGGGCGAAACGGTCTTCGGCAGCCGATGCGTATTTTTCGTCC contains:
- a CDS encoding M23 family metallopeptidase, which encodes MKQAKTTIRPPWFDRRRHFRQNVIRVVIHLFGWIGIAVLFYIGFSFFFDTPVEYRMKESTRKLKEEYEALNLRYDSVEKVLGNVIERDRNVFKILFEAEPYELDEQYGAKRWVDYENLLEKNNKELGDAFFAKSGKLAKHVSSLKNSYETLERKIAANRDGTNHIPAIQPVINKELTLLTASYGLRIHPFYKSLTSHQGVDYTIPEGSRVFATADGRVKDVIRRRSSSGLTVILDHGNGYETEYRHLSKINVRKGQNVRRGDIIALSGNTGLSLAPHLHYEIRHNGMRVDPIHYFFLELSPAQYQKMMRIAQSGMQSFD
- a CDS encoding M23 family metallopeptidase codes for the protein MAKKEYKFNPQTLTYEVIAAPFRIRFYRLLRKILIGFILASVINFVFSFFFYTPKMYRISRENSELILKYDILRDKIKAATRKIEEIKHRDQNVYRSLFAADTLSIPGIYTPYPDEKYASAAEDRFAPLMVDTWKDLDAMTRLLYLESKSLDQLQILSKDKEKMATAIPAIWPIDRRNLRGSIGAFGGRNHPILHRFIMHEGIDLGARTGDPVYATGNGVVTDNRGGRGYGKQILIDHGFGYKTRYAHLSRIDVIPGQQVKRGEKIGEVGSTGRSTGPHLHYEVIYMGRHVDPINYFRRDMSEEDFERIIEEAKATTYEAD